In Betta splendens chromosome 3, fBetSpl5.4, whole genome shotgun sequence, the genomic window CCCAGTCTATGAACACAAACCCATCAGTGACTGTGTGCTATGCTACGAACATGTGCTGTCTTCTatttaatatgtaatatattaaTGTGTGTTTCGGGGTCTTACCACTGACTGGAAGCTCCTCCGTTTCCTCATCAAAGGTGTTTTTGTAGTCGAACCTGTTGGAGGCCCACGATGAGATGCTCCTGGTGTCAATGCTGTCattactgcacacagacacgtgtTTGTGGGTTTATTACAGGAGGAACAGTGAATTCTAAAACCAATGCTGAGAGTTTATTGTATACATTGATGATCTACTGCATCAAATGCTTGGTACTAATTAGAAAGAGGGCAGAAATCTTCACCAGTGACTGGACGAGGTGTCGCTGCATTCAGACatgctcctctttgttttggcAGCAGGAGGTTTTGGAGCCGCGTTCGCAGCCGTTTTGTTGGCTGTGGTGAGTGTGGTCGGAGGCTCGGGCTTCTTCACGTCCTCCGGAGCCACTTCCTGCGTGGTGTCTGGAAGCGCGGGCTGCTGTTGCTGGAGCGTCTCGCCCGTGATCTGCTGAAGTATCAGGTTCTCCTTTTCCTGCGATATCTGTCGAGCAAAAGGATGAAGTGAGCTGATTCGTCTGCTTGGTGAGGCACTGGGCGCCTCTTTGGTGACATACCTGTATCTTCATGTCCCAACAGCAGAGTTTACAGTTTCTGTCGCAAAGAATATTGTGGCGCTTCTTAACTTCTTCGCCCCTGACAGATAAATGAAAGGGAGCACAGTCAGTGAGGAGCAGCGAGTGAGTGATTACTGGAGGCAGACGGGCACCAACAAGCGCCTGCCTCACGGTGAACAGGTAGAGAGAATGTATCATGGTGACAATCAGGGTGATTGTAATCGGTCAAAGCAGGAATCTGAGACATAATGTGAACAAACATTACACCAATGTGTCCTGAAGAAACAGGTATTACAGGTAACGGGTATTTGATTAGAGGAATCGCGATGCAGCATTTTACTGATTGGAGATGTATGTCAATGAATCAGTCCATTGATTATCTCAAGATTAATCGATCAGATTCAGGATTGATTAAGTATCACTGCTCCTACTGTTTAGTGCATTACTTATTGGATTCTCTTGTTCCCCACGTAACAATGTGCATGTTAACCAGTGAGTAGATGGTGAGCAGCAGGTATCCACTAGGGATACAGATGAAATACATCAGACCATAGATAATGTTCCCTGTAGAAAATAACAGAACGTGAGCGATGCAGCTCGTCTGCAAACGGCAGGAAGCACAGTGCGTTCGTAATAGTGTGACGTAATCGTACCAAACTCCTCTGGGTGCAGTATGGCTGTCACAAAGTACATgattgccatggaaaccagaAACAAGCCCGTGGGCGTGATGAAGGTGCCCTGGACCACCATGTCGCCTGAAAGAGGCAAGCGTCTCAGCGACAGTCGCAGAAATGGTTGATTGTAATGATGAGCGGCGAGTTTTTACCCACCGATGATGGAGAAGAAGGATGCGGTCATGAGGAACGCGTACAGAACGCTCATGATGCCAGCGATGGTTATCTGGGTGTTGGACTTGGTtgtgaaacagatgatgatGTAGAAGACGGGAGGAATGCTGGCGACGATGATGGAAAGCGTCCCAGCCATTCGGAAGATAAACTGGAAAGCACCtgagacagaaagacaagagAGAAAGATTATCGTTATGAGCAGTAGCAGCGTATCTTACATATCCCACACATTTAAGTGAGTTTTAGTATTGTCCTTACCTGCTATCATGAGAGTCACAGAGGCCGGACCCAGGATGGAGGAACCCACCGTGAACATTTGGTAGAAAATGTAAAGCCTGGAGATGGAGGCGTTTCTCTTCACTGTCTCTCCTCCACTGCGTCACAATAAAGATGGCAAACAGTCAGTGAACACTGATGTGCAGTAGTAACACCTGACTTGAGAACAACCCAATCACAGCTTGCATATCTACACGGACCTGTGCAGGAGGTCCAGCGTGTTGGCCAGAGTGGAGGGTccccagcgtctcctctggTTGTAGAACTCCTTGAACTCCTGCGGTGAGTTGGTGTAGGCGTCGGACGCTGCGTTGTACTCCACGCGCcagccctgctgcagcagcagcgtgcaCAGCCAGCGGTCCTCCCCTGCAGACACGCACGTCGTCAGGAGTAGTCACACAGTCGCACAGCCACCCGTCGCCCTGTCTCCACCAACCTTGGTCGTACTGCACGTATTCCGAGGCTCGAGTCGCTGTTGTCGTGTATCTCTTCAGGACGCTGTCGTCCATTAGGGCCGATCCTCTGAAGAGGCTGAAGCAGCCGGGGCTGCACAGCACCGAGCCGAACACGTGCTCGGCCGTCTTCTGCAGCCAGTGACCCACTGCGTACTCAAACTTCTGGTACCAcaccatcgggcctggcgtgccGACCGGTCAGGGAACAAAGGACAGGAAAACATTGCATTATATTAATTGTATCGCTGCGAGTTGTGACAGTTGTAAACAAGCCTGGGCTCACGTACCCATTCCTGTAGGATGGATTCTTCCACATGCTGCGCCCACGTTGTCATACATCCTCAGCCTGTTAAGCAGCACATTTATTCACTACAGTTCTAAAAATGCATCTGCCTGAACAAACTGAAGGAGGCGACGGCAAGCGCGGACCTGTCCACCAGCAGAATCACCGCTTTAGGATGGAAGTCGGTGTCTCCGTCCAGCGCCAGGATGTAGGTGTTGTCGTCCGACAGGAACTTCCTCTTGTTGTCGTTGTCGAACTGAGGCAACAGGGAGATCTCGGCGTTCAGAGAGACCAGACTGGGTCTGGTGTTCATCTGCCGTGTGTTCTGGACAAAAAGGAAGAACGTCTTTAGGCCCATTGCCATCTTCTTGTGCGCGTGGCACAGATACAGCCACTTACTGTGATCTTATGAGGGTTCTTGACGATGTAGCCCTTCCAGCCCAGGAGGTAGTACATGTACATGATCTGAAAGGTATGAACATGATGAACGCTGTTGCCGTCACCACGTGGCCTCtgtgttcctgcagctcagtaCCTGGGACCATCTCTTCTTGTGTCTGATCAGAGCCTTGTCCTTCAGATGAACGTACAGCATGTTGCCCTCGGGCATGACGAACACCAGCCTGCCGCCGTATGGCGCCTCGATGATCGACACGTCGTCCGGTTCTTTGTTGGTGAACACCCTTAGCGCGGGGGAACAAGGGGCGAGTGGTGAACGGGGTGCAGGTAAGTCGTATTGTGAGCGTGCGGTTCTAGCTGCTCACCTGTAAACCTCCACGACCACTTTGATCAAGTCGCTAACGTAGGAGTTAACCAGCCTCTTTCCCGTGTCCTTGTCGGTCATGAACGCATCGTCCACGTAGATGTGACACTCGAAGTCGAAGCAGTCCTTATGTTGCTCCTTTGGGTCGCCTCGATAGCGGTCCAGCCTGAAAGAGCAGCAAATGAAGAGCATAAAGAGGCCGGCTGGTGTTgggtggttgttcaggatcattGTAGTTGTAGAAGTTGAACCAGTACAGTTTAGTCACGTTGTGTCTCTGACCTGAACATGGACGTGAGAATCTTGAGCATCTCGTCATAGGTCTCGTGCCACATGGTGGCACAAAGATAGATCACGCAGCTCTGGATGTCATcgtggctgcagagcagagaattAGCAGCTTTCTACAGGCCGTGTAAATATGCAGACAGACTTTGATGTGTAATTAAAGTGCGGAACTCGTGTTAGTAATCGTGAATTTGTGAGCAATTGATTCACTGACTGTGTTGTTCATGAAAGCATTTGTCCGATCTCTCACCTCTCCTGGTTTTGAGCTCGCGGCACCTTCATCTTGGTGTTGAGCAGTAGAGAGAGGTCGATGAAAGCGGACTCGTAGAGTCGCCGAACAAAGAGCTGAGAGGTTCTCTCTATGCGCTGGACCTGTGGTCAGCATGAGCAGCATACAGGCGTTTGAATGAGCGCAGGTACAAGCAACCAAAGTTAAACCTTAATTTAATCGTGTAAAAtaacaatgaaaacatttgatttgattgtaACTGGTTTAAATAGTAGAATTATTGATTTGTTGGTCCTGTCAATTTGGTTCTACAGATGTTATTTATTATAGGAAGCACAACTATAAAATCTGATCTGTAACGTTTTATAATGTAGGACAATGAGCCAGTACAATGTGTTTATAAAGGAACCTTAATTTTCCAGACGTAGTAGGTACATGTGACAAAGCCTGACCACATACACACTCCTTCCAGTGCCAGCATTGAGAAGGGCCATTGCAAATAGTAGCTGTCAATCagatcattatcatcattaggacaataatacaaaaaaacataaagaaacaaactgtgtgtgtgtgtgtgtgtgtgtgtgtgtgtgtgtgtgtgtgtgtgtgtgtgtgtgtgtgtgtgtgtgtgtgtgtgtgtgtgtgtgtgtgtgtggacacaatTTAAGCATTTAAGCCTCCATCAGTCAGTGGTACACTAGGTCATCTGTACAAACCTGTTAAGTGAAGTCCGACAAATGCTTCTTGTTATTTCCAGTAGAACTATGGGGGTTGTGTTCTTCTGGCTCAGAGGGACCAAGCTTTCACAGAACGCTGAAATGGTAACAACAAATTCTTCCTGTACTATCAATCTCGCACGAGTAACATATTAAATGTGAAAGCAAGCGTGTTTTAAGCGTAGCTGAGTATATAGCTCACCTGTGATGCTCCCCGTCTCTGCCCCATGCAGTTTCTGAGCCTGAGTTATGAACAGTATcagacccagcagcagcacagcaggacccGTGCAACACACCGGGATGGCAAAGCTCATCCTGACCGCGTGGATCTTACAGGCCACCACTCCAAACCAGTGGCAGGCAGCCGAGCAGAAGGCCTGATGGAGGAGACGGGAAACCCGTAAGTTTATTCTGAAGATCCGCTGTACGTCTCTGTGGAGCACACAGCGGTGCATTTGTTTAACCACCTGTAGGAAAAGCAGCACGAGTCCTGTTTGCAGCAGCTCCCAGTCATGATTCTTCAGGTTAAAGTCCGACCAGACGATAGACTTCTCAATAACCGCATAGTTCAGCAAGTAGACCCCTCCTACAACAGAATCAGATGCTTTAGTGGTTCATGTAAAGCAGATCATGTACGATACAAGTATCATTAATGTGGCATCATGCAAACAAAATACACTATGAATAGACATCAAGATAGGCTTTGATGAAACTTTACCTATCACCATTACTCTCAGAATGCTGGTgatgacaaagacaaagtccCTGAAGCCGTCCAGCTCTGACAACGTGTCCTGCCGGAGGTTGAGACATGGAAGGAATAGTGTCATGTATGAGGATCAACAGGCATCACAGCTGCTCAGGGTTAATGTCAGATGTTCATGAATCTACACACAATGTTTGTAgtgaagatgctggtgaacGATGGAACTTTAGAGTCAATATACCTGCATCCGGTTGGTAGCTTGCAGCGGGTTTTCCCACCAGCAGATGGAGACAAGTAGTGAAGAGACGACTCCAACTGCGATGTAAACGAAGCAGTCGGAGCTCTGTCTGTCCACGTAGGTTGAAACGCGCACGTAGTAGTCGAGTCCCAGGAGGCAGTAGCCTGTTGGTGGGTGAGGTTTGCACTGGTGTAAATAAGTTACAAATACAAACCTGGATTCTGAGACATTCACCGTCTCTGAATCAAAGGTTCAATCAAATATTTGATGAAGGCCTAAATAGATCGGCCTGTAGAGAAGTGTTGGGATGTTTAtctgcttcatttcctctgACTCTGAAAACCTGCAGCTTGTAAAATCTGCCATTTTACCTAATTGGCAATGGGACTTGAATAATTTCAAGCTGTATTTGGAGGCATTTAACTAAATTAACATAATTTAATAAGCTTGTGTAGTTATTCATACATTGAGGAGAAACAGATGTTTGACCTTCTCTCATTGATTACAAGAAAATACTTCAAATTATTTAGTAAGGAACCAGTTCAGGTCTTTTCATGGGACCTCATGTACGTTGTAACACTAAGACGCGTTATTAAGCATATAATGAAAAAAAtcttatactgtagctttaacaAAGGTGCATTTGCTCCATAAATTTACCCACCGTGGTTCTGGGTGAACTTTATACAGCAACGAACTGTGTGCTGTAATTCACTGCTCCCTCTGTACATTACCCTGACTGTAATTACGTTGTGTGCCTGTGGAAATAGTTTAACTCAGTGTAGATAAAAGTGTGTGAGATGAAGCTGAAGTCATGGACGTTAAATTCAATTTAGCGTATTGTTCGCGATGCTGAAAGTTTTTCAGAGTTCAGGTCTTTAGCAGAACCCGTGCGTTGTGTTTCTCTCTCGCCAGAGCCTCGACCTTGCAACATACGGCGCATGCGCATTGTATATTTGAGTAACACACACTAGAAGTTAACAATGTTGCTGTGACACTGTGCAAATCTTACATCATTCATGTGAAACAGTAGCAGTTGGGTGTCAGGTTTGCTGAAGCAGGCACCAAATGAACAACACATCTAAGTGACGGGGGAGTAACATAACTAAGGAAACGCATTGAGGTGATGGGTATTGTTGCAAATCTGCTCTTACATCACCCACCGAGTCCAAGTCTGGAGACTGTAAGGTTCCACAAACACTAATTTGTTAATAGTGAGCGGAGTCACGTTTTACTTGACACTGAGCTAAAAACAGGCCCAGTGGGATCCAACAAAAGCATCAGCTGCGTTTTAATCGTCTAGTCAGACTAAACAACAGACGTATGTTAATGTAAAGAGACCTACCAGCGACTGTGAGAATGAGGGAGCAGAGTGGGAACACGATTTTCCATGTTTCCCTCTGCAGCCGGAACGCGATCTGCAGGATGGCAGACATGATGCACACGCCTCCGCTGATGAACAGATTAGTCAACACGTCGAACTGCGGCATGACAACCAGCACCAGGACTGAAGTGCCGAGAGACACCAGACACTCAACGAGGCAGATCTGGATGGAAACAAACCCAGTGTCTGCGTTTAGTATCGCTTACCAAtcggattaaaaaaaacagaacatggTGAGTTTGCTTTAGAAAAGCTTACAAAACTCATGGTCTTCATGTTGGGAGGCACGAAGCTCTTGAAGGCACATCTCCAGAGGGATTTGAGAAACACCAGGAAGTTGGGGCAGACCAGGCAGAAAACCAGCATCAGCATGTAGAACTGTCTTTCCTTGGGGCTGCGCAGGGACGTGGGGCTGGACAGCGTGGACAACACCAGGAGAGAGCCCTGATGCAGAGACAGCTGTTACTGGAGGTTAAAGGACACGTGCACGTGCAAACTTCAAGCAATTAACTCATTACTTTGCCTTTCTGAGGGTTATTTCTGTTAGACAGTCAAAGCCAGTATCACGAAGTGGACTCCAGTCCTTCCAGCTCACTACTTTGCCCTTTTTGGCTTTATTGTAGCGTATTAGACTTTATTGTGCTCAAACCAATGCGATTGTTTCCCATGAAACAGCAAACTCTGAATTTTGGGGAAGGTGTTGTTTTATGACAGTATAGGAATGCAGCGGTCAGGAGACGAAGCGCCGAAGCAGAAAAGGCAAACGATGCAAACGCAGAGTTAAAGATTCACAGCGGGGAAACGGATGGATGAAGATGGCATCAGCGAAAACAGAGATAGAGACGAACAAAGACGGAGACAGATAGTgacagcaaaaaaataaaagtgggtgCAAAGGGCTCGGCTGCGCTCGAACCTGCCCTGCCATAAAGCACTGGGAGGCTGCTCGCTGACATGCAGGTCGTCAGATAAGACACGCTCATGATCTGAGTGAAGATTGTGATGGGAAACGTGAACTACAGTCGGACGTCTGTAACAAAAGTACATTTATTCAGTAATTTAAAGCTGAAATACACAAAAACTAATCCATTTCCATTTATTGGAATAGAAAGTGgaccagaaaagaaaagcacagtgaCGGTAAAgatgaaaattaaaacaaagccaATACTGGAGATATTTTCAAAACGAGAATCAAAAGTCAAATCTAAATCGAAACTGACCTCATGAATTTTGGCTTGAGATGTcacattttattactttatgCTGCTTCTCCCACAACAACTCAACAGAGACgaacagagacacacagcgTTACCTTGGCGACGACGGCGCTGGCCAAAACGGCCAAACCCACGAAGACGGCCACCAGGTACTGGGCTATTATAAAGCAGCGCCGCTTCTGCTCCTTCTCAGCTCCGACCGGGTTCAGCTGGAATGGATCCCACGTATCCCTGAGAGCGACAGACGTTTTAGTGTGGTTTGCTTcatctgtgtggtttcaaaCGTGAGGTTAGagggtctttgtgtgtgtgtgtgtgtgtgtgtgtgtgtgtgtatgtgtgtgtgtgtgtgtgtgcgcgcgtgtgtgtgtgcgcgcgtgtgtgtgtgtgcgcgtgtgtgtgtgtgcgcgtgtgtgtgtgtgcgcgtgtgtgtgtgtgcgcgtgtgtgtgtgtgcgcgcgtgcgcgtgtgcgcgcgtgcgcatgtgcgcgtgcgtgtttaTCACATGACCAACCCATCAACCAGGAGGTTCGTCTGATACAGATGTTTGTCAGGGAATAATATTGATAATCAAATGGCTGACTGAGTATGAAAATGGATGATGATTATATCTCCAGGTGGTAGAAAAATATAATTTCCCTCATTAatctatcaaaataaaacactgagctTTATTTCCTCAATGATCAGGGTTTGTCTTCCTATTGTAATGGTGTTCTACTGGTGGGTTTGCATGGCAGGGGGGTATACATGTGATGTAGGCAGCTGGATTCTGACCCAAGAACATACAGGTGCACTTTGGGAACTGTAGCTGACAGAGTCCCAGAATATCTCTgattaaacctgtttttttttattttttaggagCCAAACTAACGACATTTAAGTGTCTTTCAGCCTCTGTCCGCCTCCACTGCTGGCTGATTAATGTCAAGTGTGGCACAATTATCAGGGTGTGGGTTGTCTTCTTGGAAATGATAACACTCTGTGATCTTTGACAGTGTCATAGCAACTATCGAGCATTATCAAATATGCTCCAAATCGTCGCTGAGTGCGTCCAGAGCCACGCTGGCGGAGCAGCGATGCACTCGTTTCCTCCATGAGGCACGTAATTAGCCGTAAAACCGAATCGACCAGGAGCATCTGCTGCTTTTAGAGCAAAGCTACTCAGTGGTCACGCAACAGTTATATGTACAGTCCACTGTGACGGCCCGTGGGTGTGCTGTCCAGGATCTGGAAACATTGATCCAAAGGTCAGTTTGTCCCAAACAAGAACCTTGCTACTGAATGGAATTGCTACAGTACATCGATGGTGATGGACGGTTTGTCCATTTGTCATCCACCAGTTTCCCAGCTGATCATTCTCCTTTTGTCTTTCAGAGTAGAAGATTAGATTGAGCTCGTTTTAGAAACATTTAAGACCACTTCGCCCTCGTTGCTCAGCTGCACATCTGTCTAGTCGACCTAAACTTTCTCTCTAACATCTGGAATTGTGTTATTGGTAACAGATCAACTCTATCGGTGTACATTTACCAATAAAGTTACGGTGCCTCCATCCACCACACACTGTGCAGAGTTGGCAAAAGCCATGAATGGTACACATGCAAAAACATAAAGTTGTTGAAATAATTAAAACTCGTTCTGTCACGGCTCTAATCAGATGGAAGAGTACTGAAGTGTACTAAAAAGATCTAAGCCCAGAAACAGGCAGGCTTTTGGATCCCACTGGTAACAATATGCAGAATGTGATTAAAACTGCAGTAAATATTCAACATGTTCAAAGGAGCGGCGCTCCAACAGCAGCCAGTAACGGCAGGGACGGTTTTATCCACAGCAATAAAGACGAGCACAGCGGTGAATAGAGGAAATGAACTGTTTCCTCAAACTGTAAattacagtaaacactaaaGTCTGTTAATACTTAATTATATGTAGCTGGATGAACAGTTTAGCTCTAATGTCCGCGCAGCTTACAATTAACCTCCTAAAAGTGATGTAGATGTTAATAAATGTTGGTTGTCTGCCAGTGGACAGACAGTGAAATAACTGCCTGGTTTAATGGCGCGCTGGATGTCTTCCTCTCTAAATCAGCCTCACTAGTACATTCAGCCAGACGCGTTTAGAAGCTAATCTAGTTCCCTGATGACGCTGCTCCAGGAATAATTTCAACAGTCCTTCAGAAATAAAAGTTCAGGAATTATTTCACTCCCTGAACCAGCTtctgtacacagagcatcaaACATATTTCTGTATTGGGACATTAAATTTAAACAAACTTGGGATGTAAATACATAATGTAATGTATTACTGTACAAAATCTTCATCACAGTAGTAACTTTGAACTATGAAGTAATACGTATTGTTTAGTTCATATATTAACTTTAACTcattaatataaaatgaaacatCCTCTGTGCTTGAATTATTGTGTCTAAAACCTGGCCATTGTGTGGGACGTGTACAGATGTGGGTCTCTAGGGTTTTAGAGTCGCTACATGgcagcaaaaaaacaagaaatcatCTATTGTCTCCGATCATAGCTGAGGCGTGATGCTGTTTGTCTGATACTTGAACCTGGTGAATCATTAGAACGAATGAAAGTACTTGGTCGGGAAGAGCAGAACCTGAAGGTTCTAAGGGCCGTGTCCTAGTCTGTCCTCGTCTTTTTGAATTAGCTTCATGAGACCCCTTTTTGGATGAATGAGACCTGATCATCTAACGACACAGTTTCCTTTCTTACCTGTGTCttccttctctctttttccctctGTACTTTAGTTCCTCCATTGTGCTCGTTGCTCCACAGCTTCCACCTTAAGGCAGCCGGTCTGTTGACCAAAGACAAGAACGTGATCTGGTGCCTGACGTTAAGACTTCTTCTAAATGATTGACACGTTAAACAAAGCGCTTCTTTCAATAATGACCTCGTTTAATAGACAGTGTACCTTGATTTGGGTTAAACTCCAGTTTAGGAAAGTGTCCAAGCTCTTGGAAGCAGATCCGCAGCCGCAAGTCATGTAATTTAAACAAGTTCCATTTTATTCGTTGACTTGTGGATCGGGAACCAAGTGTCAGACTCAGTTCGTCCTTGTCATGTATTGTCTTATCTCCAGCTTATAAGAGAAACGCCCACACAGACGATCAGGCTCCGCCTCCAGGTGCTGAGCATAGTTTATGTAAGAAGTGTGGGATTTGACTGATATTACTGGTAACCAGCAGCACGAAGAACTGGAACCACCCAACAtgacgtacgtgtgtgtgtgtgtgtgtgtgtgtgtaatcaaaGTTTGTCACTGGCTGAAACTTCCTTCCTTATCTGTTCAGTTTATGTCGTGCAATAAAAAGGTGCAAAGATCatttacactgacacacacacacacacacacacacacactcacacacacacacacagtatcgtCTGATAATTAACTCTGTACCGAGTCATTGTTTTCCCTGGAATTTTTTATTATAAGGAATTTATTTATATGGATGATGAAGTTTCCCAGGGAGCGATGTGTAACAAGGTGTTGGAGTTGTGTAcctgcatgaacacacactacAACACAAACCAGTGTTGCATTAACATGGAGCAAGTGTTTTGTCCTTTAGTTGTCGTGCTGAGGGTGCGGTGGTGCCGGTGTCTGTGGATGAACGTTATGTGTGAGTCAGCCGCATGTCCAGCTGCTGGGCACTGACTCAAAGGGCAGGTTGGTCTTTatctttattgtattttaatctatttcctgttttgcaaTCAATGTAAACAAGTAAATTTGCTTTGCATTTCAGTATTTCTCACTTTTTCACCAACACCTGGAAAAACCACAGCGTTTCAATCGGCTGCTTTAGCGTTCCAGTTGCAGGTTTGGTGTGAATGCTGCCACTGGGTGTCAGTAACGGCCTTTGATTTCTGCCTGCGCTCGAGCGTATTTGTGTGTAATGTGGAGTTTTTGTCCAACACATGAGCTTAAATTTGCTGTGCATTAACAGAAGCCTGCGTGTTAATGAACCTGTGcgttgcgtgtgtgcgcgcgtgtgtgtgtgtgttcacattcGTGTCTCTGGGCTCAGAAGATTCTGTCAGGTTGTGGACTCTCATTAAGATTCGTTGCCGGTGCATAATAAGCCGGCCATATGGTCAGGACAGTGCCGGTGTCTTCCCCTCCTTCAGATGAGCCTGAAAACAGTAACACAGTAACGACACAACCGGGGGGGCGAGACCgcggagagagcgagagcgagagagcagaTTCTGCCGGTTTAATCTGGATAATCTGCAGGTTGAAATGTTCAAGGAACGATGTGCGAGGGAGCGTGTCTGTGGGACCGAATCAGGGATGTTCACATCACAGCCTTATTGTCACCGAGGGCATCGTTACTGCTCTTCACAGCTGAGGCCTCTGCAGAAAGGTCAGCGGCCAGGTGCCCGACCCCGGCCCGGTTCTGGACACGCGCCGACCCGCTGAGTGCAAGCCTGGAATCAGCGGCCATGGGGGCCGCGTTAGAATCACTACCTGCTGCGGAGAGAGACTATGAGTCACCGCCCGTCCGAGGCTGAGGCCACGAGAGTGAAGCGAGAGCTGAGCGGAAGCGCCTCCAGAGTTCATGGCCGGTTTTTATTTAGAATGTTGGGAATCGCTGGTGAGTTTGTGTTGGGATCCAGAAGAAACACAGAGGTTTAGAAAGTAATGCACGTGGTTGATGCAACTATATAGATCTACATTTGAGGCGATGAAACAGGCCGAGTCCTTTTGAGTAAACGTCCGGACCTGTCAGACTCATGTTCCAGAACGTAGCTCCAAAGCCAAACGAGGCCCAGGACACGCTGCCTTTAGACGAGACCAAGCCTTTCATCTGCCATGGCTTGACTCCACTCGAATTGACACTCGTTAGACCTGAAATGCATGGGAGTCCCAAATATAGGCGAGAACCTGGCAGGATGCAGCTGGAGCAAACCCAGTAATAAAACGCTGCTGTGAAATCCTCCCAGCCGAGGCTACGCAACGTGTCGCAGGCCTGAAATCCGTGTGTCGAGATTTTGGTTGAACCAAATGCCGCCGTCAGCAGCACCGTTCTCTGCA contains:
- the chs1 gene encoding chitin synthase 1 isoform X2 yields the protein MEELKYRGKKREGRHRDTWDPFQLNPVGAEKEQKRRCFIIAQYLVAVFVGLAVLASAVVAKGSLLVLSTLSSPTSLRSPKERQFYMLMLVFCLVCPNFLVFLKSLWRCAFKSFVPPNMKTMSFICLVECLVSLGTSVLVLVVMPQFDVLTNLFISGGVCIMSAILQIAFRLQRETWKIVFPLCSLILTVAGYCLLGLDYYVRVSTYVDRQSSDCFVYIAVGVVSSLLVSICWWENPLQATNRMQDTLSELDGFRDFVFVITSILRVMVIGGVYLLNYAVIEKSIVWSDFNLKNHDWELLQTGLVLLFLQAFCSAACHWFGVVACKIHAVRMSFAIPVCCTGPAVLLLGLILFITQAQKLHGAETGSITAFCESLVPLSQKNTTPIVLLEITRSICRTSLNSYYLQWPFSMLALEGVCMWSGFVTCTYYVWKIKVQRIERTSQLFVRRLYESAFIDLSLLLNTKMKVPRAQNQESHDDIQSCVIYLCATMWHETYDEMLKILTSMFRLDRYRGDPKEQHKDCFDFECHIYVDDAFMTDKDTGKRLVNSYVSDLIKVVVEVYRVFTNKEPDDVSIIEAPYGGRLVFVMPEGNMLYVHLKDKALIRHKKRWSQIMYMYYLLGWKGYIVKNPHKITNTRQMNTRPSLVSLNAEISLLPQFDNDNKRKFLSDDNTYILALDGDTDFHPKAVILLVDRLRMYDNVGAACGRIHPTGMGPMVWYQKFEYAVGHWLQKTAEHVFGSVLCSPGCFSLFRGSALMDDSVLKRYTTTATRASEYVQYDQGEDRWLCTLLLQQGWRVEYNAASDAYTNSPQEFKEFYNQRRRWGPSTLANTLDLLHSGGETVKRNASISRLYIFYQMFTVGSSILGPASVTLMIAGAFQFIFRMAGTLSIIVASIPPVFYIIICFTTKSNTQITIAGIMSVLYAFLMTASFFSIIGDMVVQGTFITPTGLFLVSMAIMYFVTAILHPEEFGNIIYGLMYFICIPSGYLLLTIYSLVNMHIVTWGTRESNKGEEVKKRHNILCDRNCKLCCWDMKIQISQEKENLILQQITGETLQQQQPALPDTTQEVAPEDVKKPEPPTTLTTANKTAANAAPKPPAAKTKRSMSECSDTSSSHCNDSIDTRSISSWASNRFDYKNTFDEETEELPVSDWVKPVKDEFLKKLTYANMKRNLQQQIRYTLRSRDYDDVCEELVLMLTDTLSRELGAAGPEDVLTGSQLEQLQYALTEQARRILKTNHLERLKSRVKLAIEKTLTAPQVQKLDESEHDFWNKLIERYLKPLDDPKSHQEEVTRELKSLRNKAVFLYFIVNVLWVVATFFLQAIGNDVISIKIPKYFPNGTQSDEYLKVEPVSLMFLLSFAVLLIVQFLAMLYHRVYTLIHVVSYRSTEKDYKPKTEEEEDGGLTFENHLDNGLVITSEDL
- the chs1 gene encoding chitin synthase 1 isoform X1; the protein is MEELKYRGKKREGRHRDTWDPFQLNPVGAEKEQKRRCFIIAQYLVAVFVGLAVLASAVVAKGSLLVLSTLSSPTSLRSPKERQFYMLMLVFCLVCPNFLVFLKSLWRCAFKSFVPPNMKTMSFICLVECLVSLGTSVLVLVVMPQFDVLTNLFISGGVCIMSAILQIAFRLQRETWKIVFPLCSLILTVAGYCLLGLDYYVRVSTYVDRQSSDCFVYIAVGVVSSLLVSICWWENPLQATNRMQDTLSELDGFRDFVFVITSILRVMVIGGVYLLNYAVIEKSIVWSDFNLKNHDWELLQTGLVLLFLQAFCSAACHWFGVVACKIHAVRMSFAIPVCCTGPAVLLLGLILFITQAQKLHGAETGSITAFCESLVPLSQKNTTPIVLLEITRSICRTSLNSYYLQWPFSMLALEGVCMWSGFVTCTYYVWKIKVQRIERTSQLFVRRLYESAFIDLSLLLNTKMKVPRAQNQESHDDIQSCVIYLCATMWHETYDEMLKILTSMFRLDRYRGDPKEQHKDCFDFECHIYVDDAFMTDKDTGKRLVNSYVSDLIKVVVEVYRVFTNKEPDDVSIIEAPYGGRLVFVMPEGNMLYVHLKDKALIRHKKRWSQIMYMYYLLGWKGYIVKNPHKITNTRQMNTRPSLVSLNAEISLLPQFDNDNKRKFLSDDNTYILALDGDTDFHPKAVILLVDRLRMYDNVGAACGRIHPTGMGPMVWYQKFEYAVGHWLQKTAEHVFGSVLCSPGCFSLFRGSALMDDSVLKRYTTTATRASEYVQYDQGEDRWLCTLLLQQGWRVEYNAASDAYTNSPQEFKEFYNQRRRWGPSTLANTLDLLHSGGETVKRNASISRLYIFYQMFTVGSSILGPASVTLMIAGAFQFIFRMAGTLSIIVASIPPVFYIIICFTTKSNTQITIAGIMSVLYAFLMTASFFSIIGDMVVQGTFITPTGLFLVSMAIMYFVTAILHPEEFGNIIYGLMYFICIPSGYLLLTIYSLVNMHIVTWGTRESNKGEEVKKRHNILCDRNCKLCCWDMKIQISQEKENLILQQITGETLQQQQPALPDTTQEVAPEDVKKPEPPTTLTTANKTAANAAPKPPAAKTKRSMSECSDTSSSHCNDSIDTRSISSWASNRFDYKNTFDEETEELPVSDWVKPVKDEFLKKLTYANMKRNLQQQIRYTLRSRDYDDVCEELVLMLTDTLSRELGAAGPEDVLTGSQLEQLQYALTEQARRILKTNHLERLKSRVKLAIEKTLTAPQVQKLDESEHDFWNKLIERYLKPLDDPKSHQEEVTRELKSLRNKAVFLYFIVNVLWVVATFFLQAIGNDVISIKIPKYFPNGTQSDEYLKVEPVSLMFLLSFAVLLIVQFLAMLYHRVYTLIHVVSYRSTEKDYKPKTEQEEEDGGLTFENHLDNGLVITSEDL